One Megasphaera elsdenii DSM 20460 genomic window carries:
- a CDS encoding SIMPL domain-containing protein, translating to MKYKPLKGLVVAAMLASSLVLAAPQSLAAGPEPSVVTVTGYAQQEVSPDTAYVTIGTTSTDADAQQARTKNNLAMNEVTNALKAMGIPAENMKTTGFYMSPNYDMKGQKVTSYTVSNNLEVKLTDLTMVSQVINKAGSLGANQINNVRFTNEHADQIKENLIKEAVHNGQRAAQAAAEAAGSQLGAVKEINISGTSPSYNRVYAAGMSLRAVKMEAADSTPVEAGTNTLSQSVNLTYYLQ from the coding sequence ATGAAATATAAACCCTTGAAAGGCCTGGTCGTCGCAGCCATGCTGGCGTCGTCCCTGGTACTCGCTGCCCCGCAGTCCCTGGCAGCTGGCCCGGAACCATCTGTCGTCACCGTCACGGGCTATGCCCAGCAGGAAGTCTCACCGGATACGGCCTATGTCACTATCGGTACGACCAGCACCGATGCCGACGCCCAGCAGGCCCGGACCAAGAACAACCTGGCCATGAATGAAGTGACCAATGCCCTGAAAGCCATGGGCATCCCGGCCGAAAACATGAAGACTACGGGATTCTATATGTCGCCGAACTACGACATGAAAGGCCAGAAAGTCACGTCGTATACGGTAAGCAACAACCTGGAAGTCAAACTGACCGACCTGACCATGGTATCGCAGGTCATCAACAAAGCCGGCAGTCTCGGTGCCAACCAGATCAACAACGTACGTTTCACCAATGAACACGCCGACCAGATCAAAGAAAACCTGATCAAAGAAGCTGTCCACAACGGTCAGCGCGCTGCCCAGGCCGCAGCGGAAGCCGCTGGCAGCCAGCTCGGCGCCGTCAAGGAAATCAACATTTCCGGCACAAGCCCCTCGTATAACCGCGTCTATGCAGCCGGCATGAGCCTGCGGGCCGTCAAGATGGAAGCCGCCGATTCGACGCCTGTCGAAGCCGGCACCAATACCCTCAGCCAAAGCGTCAACTTGACCTATTATTTGCAATAA
- a CDS encoding ABC transporter ATP-binding protein, whose product MEKELIHLEHVSKTYDGHKVLDGLDLAISENEFVTLLGPSGCGKTTTLRLIAGFETPDEGRILFEGADITQLPPNRRQVNTVFQNYSLFSHMDVAENIAFGPKIHGKSRDYIRDKIRYALKLVNLDGYEHANIVDLSGGQQQRVAIARAVVNEPRVLLLDEPLSALDRKLRRSMQLELIKIKEELGITFVFVTHDQEEALSMSDTVVVMNQGYIQQIGTPENIYNEPENAFVADFIGDSNIVDGLMVHDKLVRIADYDFDCVDVGFGTNRPVDVQIRPEDMELRPPQDGGFNGVVTKTIFEGMTYNLTIQARGIEWLVKSTKHYQPGAEVSLWVDPFNIQIMNKPESEDERAMEND is encoded by the coding sequence ATGGAAAAAGAATTGATTCACTTGGAGCACGTATCCAAGACCTATGATGGGCACAAGGTATTAGACGGCCTGGACCTGGCGATTTCGGAAAATGAATTTGTCACCCTCCTCGGCCCCAGCGGCTGCGGCAAGACGACGACGCTCCGCCTCATTGCCGGCTTTGAGACGCCTGATGAAGGGCGCATCCTCTTTGAGGGAGCCGATATCACCCAGCTGCCGCCGAACCGGCGCCAGGTCAATACGGTGTTCCAGAATTATTCTCTTTTTTCCCATATGGACGTCGCCGAAAATATCGCCTTCGGTCCGAAAATCCACGGCAAGTCCCGCGACTATATCCGCGACAAGATCCGCTATGCCCTGAAACTGGTCAACCTCGACGGCTATGAACATGCCAACATCGTCGACTTGTCCGGCGGCCAGCAGCAGCGCGTGGCCATCGCCCGGGCCGTCGTCAATGAGCCGCGGGTCCTGCTCCTGGACGAACCGCTGAGCGCCTTGGACCGCAAACTGCGGCGCAGTATGCAGCTGGAACTCATCAAGATCAAAGAGGAACTGGGCATTACCTTCGTCTTCGTCACCCACGACCAGGAAGAGGCCCTGAGCATGTCCGACACGGTCGTCGTCATGAACCAGGGCTATATCCAGCAGATCGGCACGCCGGAAAACATCTACAATGAACCGGAAAACGCCTTTGTTGCCGACTTCATCGGGGACAGCAACATCGTCGACGGCCTCATGGTCCACGATAAGCTCGTGCGCATTGCCGACTACGACTTCGACTGCGTCGACGTCGGCTTCGGGACCAACCGGCCTGTCGATGTCCAGATCCGGCCGGAAGACATGGAACTGCGGCCGCCTCAGGACGGCGGTTTCAACGGCGTCGTCACCAAGACCATCTTCGAAGGCATGACCTACAACCTCACTATCCAGGCGCGGGGCATCGAATGGCTGGTCAAATCGACGAAGCACTACCAGCCTGGCGCCGAAGTCAGCCTCTGGGTGGACCCCTTCAACATCCAGATCATGAATAAACCGGAATCGGAAGACGAAAGGGCGATGGAAAATGATTAA
- a CDS encoding phosphoribosylaminoimidazolesuccinocarboxamide synthase encodes MKEYTPFKSGKVREVYDAGDSIIMVATDRISAFDHILKNKITKKGAILTQMSKFWFDMTSDIIPNHMISVDNADMPEFFQQEQFVGNSMKCQKLTMIPMECIVRGYITGSGWESYQKDGTVCGIKLPAGLKESEKLPEPIFTPSTKAELGDHDENVSLEEGAAFIDKTFPGKGKEYAEKIRDYTLALYKKCAEYALSKGIIIADTKFEFGLDDKGNIVLGDEMLTPDSSRFWPLEGYKAGQSQPSYDKQFVRDWLKANPDSDYLLPQDVIDKTIAKYKEAYEMLTGKAFD; translated from the coding sequence ATGAAAGAATACACCCCTTTTAAATCCGGTAAAGTACGCGAAGTCTATGACGCAGGTGACAGCATTATCATGGTTGCAACGGACCGCATTTCCGCTTTCGACCATATCCTCAAGAACAAGATCACCAAAAAAGGCGCCATCCTCACGCAGATGTCCAAGTTTTGGTTCGATATGACGTCGGACATCATCCCGAACCACATGATTTCCGTCGACAACGCTGACATGCCGGAATTTTTCCAGCAGGAACAGTTCGTCGGCAACAGCATGAAATGCCAGAAACTGACTATGATCCCCATGGAATGTATCGTCCGCGGCTACATCACGGGCAGCGGCTGGGAAAGCTATCAGAAAGACGGCACCGTTTGCGGCATCAAATTGCCGGCAGGCCTCAAAGAATCAGAAAAACTCCCGGAACCGATCTTCACGCCGAGCACGAAAGCGGAACTCGGTGACCACGACGAAAACGTATCCCTCGAAGAAGGCGCCGCTTTCATCGACAAGACCTTCCCGGGAAAAGGCAAGGAATACGCTGAAAAAATCCGCGATTATACCCTGGCCCTTTATAAAAAATGTGCCGAATACGCCCTTTCCAAAGGCATCATCATTGCCGACACGAAATTCGAATTCGGCCTCGACGACAAAGGCAATATCGTCTTAGGCGACGAAATGCTCACACCGGACAGCTCCCGCTTCTGGCCCCTCGAAGGCTACAAAGCCGGCCAGAGCCAGCCGTCGTATGACAAGCAGTTCGTCCGCGACTGGCTCAAAGCCAACCCGGACAGCGATTATCTCCTGCCCCAGGACGTCATCGACAAGACCATTGCCAAATACAAAGAAGCTTACGAAATGCTCACAGGCAAAGCCTTCGACTAG
- a CDS encoding ABC transporter substrate-binding protein, giving the protein MKYIRLILLGLCCILALSGCGFWESEEDGDNVVYVYNWGDYVDPDTLKQFEEETGIRVVMDEFDTNESMYPLVAAGAERYDVICPSDYMIQKMIHNDLLQPLDYSQLPNARQYVGKQFWTQSESFDPGNRYAVPYCWGTVGIVYNRTMVDEPVDSWSILWKEKYKNDIIMQDSPRDSFMVALKRLGYSLNTTDPQQIQEAREMLIAQKPLVQAYGIDDVKDKLVSGEAAMGVVFSGEALRMILENRDLEYVIPKEGTNLWIDSWVIPKNAEHVENAHKFIDFMSRPDIALKNFEYLTYSTPNTAVPDMEEDEDYKDNPVVFPPEEAYAGQETYKYLGEEGDKRYNDEWIQVKVW; this is encoded by the coding sequence ATGAAATATATCCGCCTGATCCTGCTCGGCCTTTGCTGCATCCTGGCCTTGAGCGGCTGTGGCTTCTGGGAAAGTGAAGAAGACGGGGACAACGTCGTCTATGTCTACAACTGGGGGGACTATGTCGACCCGGACACGCTCAAGCAGTTCGAAGAAGAAACGGGCATCCGCGTCGTCATGGATGAATTTGATACCAACGAGAGCATGTATCCCCTGGTCGCAGCCGGTGCCGAACGCTATGACGTCATCTGCCCGTCGGACTACATGATCCAGAAGATGATCCACAACGATCTCTTGCAGCCCCTCGATTATTCCCAGCTGCCTAACGCCCGCCAGTACGTCGGCAAGCAGTTCTGGACCCAGTCTGAGTCCTTCGACCCGGGCAACCGCTATGCCGTCCCTTATTGCTGGGGGACTGTCGGCATCGTCTACAACCGGACCATGGTCGATGAACCTGTCGACAGCTGGTCCATCCTCTGGAAAGAGAAGTATAAGAATGACATCATCATGCAGGATTCGCCGCGCGATTCCTTCATGGTCGCCTTGAAGCGCCTGGGCTATTCCCTGAATACGACGGATCCCCAGCAGATCCAAGAAGCCCGGGAGATGCTCATTGCCCAGAAGCCCCTGGTCCAGGCTTATGGCATCGATGACGTCAAGGACAAGCTCGTCTCCGGCGAAGCGGCCATGGGCGTCGTCTTTTCCGGCGAAGCCCTGCGCATGATCCTGGAGAACCGCGACCTGGAATACGTCATCCCCAAAGAAGGGACCAACCTCTGGATCGACTCGTGGGTCATCCCCAAGAACGCCGAACACGTCGAGAATGCCCATAAATTCATTGATTTCATGAGCCGCCCGGACATTGCCCTGAAGAACTTCGAGTACCTGACCTATTCGACGCCCAATACGGCCGTTCCGGATATGGAAGAAGACGAAGACTATAAAGATAACCCTGTCGTCTTCCCGCCGGAAGAAGCTTACGCTGGTCAGGAAACATACAAGTATTTAGGTGAAGAAGGGGATAAACGCTATAACGATGAATGGATACAAGTAAAAGTGTGGTAA
- a CDS encoding ABC transporter permease: protein MEKVKKLYVALVVLFLYAPIGVLVAQSFNASRYRGHWTGFTLQWYGELFQNEGILDALQNTVTIGLSSAAIATVLGLITCMALRGMGRKLRSVFLGVASMPLLNADIVTGISLMLLFLGMGLRLGYGSILMAHVVFNLPYVILCIMPQFLSLDRSCYDAARDLGATPFVAFRRVVLPELRPSLLAGFMLAFTMSADDFIITHFTKGAGIDTLPTKIYAELKLGIHPEMYALSTLVFVFVLVFAVLLIVNRKRLTLGRNW from the coding sequence ATGGAAAAAGTGAAGAAACTCTACGTCGCCCTGGTCGTCCTCTTCCTCTATGCGCCCATCGGCGTCCTCGTGGCCCAGTCCTTCAACGCCAGCCGCTACCGCGGTCACTGGACGGGTTTTACCCTGCAGTGGTATGGCGAACTCTTCCAGAATGAAGGCATCCTCGACGCCTTGCAGAACACCGTCACTATCGGCCTGTCGTCAGCGGCCATTGCCACCGTCCTGGGCCTCATCACCTGCATGGCCCTGCGCGGCATGGGCCGCAAACTGCGATCGGTCTTCCTCGGCGTGGCCAGTATGCCTCTGCTCAATGCGGACATCGTCACGGGGATTTCCCTGATGCTCCTCTTTTTGGGCATGGGCCTGCGCCTGGGGTATGGTTCCATCCTCATGGCCCACGTCGTCTTCAACCTGCCCTATGTCATCCTGTGCATCATGCCCCAGTTCCTGTCCCTGGACCGCAGCTGCTATGATGCGGCCCGCGACCTGGGAGCGACGCCGTTCGTGGCTTTCCGCCGCGTCGTCCTGCCGGAATTGCGGCCGAGCCTCCTGGCAGGCTTCATGCTGGCCTTCACCATGTCTGCCGATGACTTCATCATTACTCATTTCACCAAAGGCGCCGGCATCGATACGCTGCCGACGAAAATCTATGCCGAACTGAAATTGGGCATCCATCCGGAAATGTACGCCCTTTCGACGTTAGTCTTCGTCTTCGTCCTGGTCTTCGCCGTCTTGCTCATCGTCAACCGCAAGCGCCTGACCCTGGGACGGAACTGGTAG
- the thiC gene encoding phosphomethylpyrimidine synthase ThiC: MDYTTQMDAARKGIVTPQMKIVAEKEHMPVEKLMALVASGKVAIPANKVHTSLSPEAVGQDCRTKINVNLGVSPEHNNHEEELQKVQNAIDMKAEAIMDLSNFGKTREFRRKLVKMSTAMIGTVPMYDAVGMLEKDLKDITVDEFFSVVEQHAEDGVDFMTIHCGMNRKTAQRIKDNPRLTNVVSRGGSLLFAWMEMNNQENPFYEYYDRLLDICEKYDVTLSLGDACRPGCTHDATDAAQIEELITLGELTKRAWAHNVQVMIEGPGHMVLNEIAANMKIEKRLCHGAPFYVLGPLVTDIAPGYDHITSAIGGAIAASCGADFLCYVTPAEHLRLPTVDDVKEGIIAARIAAHAADLVKGIPGAQEWDDAMSKARVDVDFDKMISLSIDPEKARRYYESSKPECEGTCTMCGKMCPARTMKRILAGEDVSIR, from the coding sequence ATGGATTACACAACACAGATGGATGCTGCCCGCAAAGGCATCGTCACGCCGCAGATGAAGATCGTCGCTGAAAAGGAACACATGCCTGTCGAAAAACTCATGGCCCTCGTCGCCAGCGGCAAAGTCGCCATTCCGGCCAACAAAGTCCACACCAGTCTGTCGCCGGAAGCCGTCGGCCAGGACTGCCGCACCAAGATTAACGTCAACCTCGGCGTTTCTCCGGAACACAACAACCATGAAGAAGAATTGCAGAAAGTCCAGAATGCCATCGACATGAAAGCCGAAGCCATCATGGACTTGTCCAACTTCGGCAAGACCCGTGAATTTCGCCGTAAACTGGTCAAGATGTCTACGGCCATGATCGGCACGGTCCCCATGTACGATGCTGTCGGCATGCTGGAAAAGGACCTGAAAGACATTACCGTCGATGAATTTTTCTCCGTCGTCGAACAGCACGCAGAAGACGGCGTCGACTTCATGACCATCCACTGCGGCATGAATCGCAAGACGGCTCAGCGCATCAAAGACAACCCGCGCCTGACCAATGTCGTTTCCCGCGGCGGCTCGCTGCTCTTCGCCTGGATGGAAATGAACAATCAGGAAAACCCGTTCTACGAATACTACGACCGTCTCCTCGACATCTGTGAAAAATATGACGTCACCTTGAGCCTCGGCGACGCTTGTCGTCCGGGCTGTACCCATGACGCTACCGATGCCGCACAGATTGAAGAACTCATTACCCTCGGCGAATTGACCAAACGCGCCTGGGCCCATAACGTCCAGGTCATGATTGAAGGCCCGGGCCACATGGTCCTCAATGAAATCGCAGCCAACATGAAAATTGAAAAACGCCTTTGCCATGGCGCTCCGTTCTACGTCCTCGGACCTTTGGTCACGGACATTGCACCGGGCTATGACCACATCACCAGCGCCATCGGCGGTGCCATCGCTGCATCGTGCGGTGCCGACTTCCTCTGCTACGTCACACCGGCTGAACACCTGCGCCTGCCGACCGTCGACGACGTCAAAGAAGGCATCATCGCTGCCCGCATCGCAGCTCACGCTGCCGACCTGGTCAAAGGCATCCCGGGTGCCCAGGAATGGGATGACGCCATGAGTAAAGCCCGCGTCGACGTCGACTTCGACAAGATGATTTCCTTGTCCATCGATCCGGAAAAAGCCCGCCGCTACTACGAATCGAGCAAACCGGAATGTGAAGGCACCTGCACTATGTGCGGCAAGATGTGCCCGGCTCGCACGATGAAACGCATCCTCGCCGGCGAAGACGTTTCTATCCGCTAG
- the ade gene encoding adenine deaminase gives MTGNLLKRRIAVARGLEPGDVVLKDCRIVDVYTQTIRTGDIVVADGVIAGVGGPYEGREVIEAHGAYAAPGLIESHIHIESSYVSPEEFGRLVVPLGTTTVVADPHEIVNVCGLAGLRYMMEAAEKTALDIRFMVPSCVPATPFDHSGAVLEADDMKGPLADDRILGVGEFMNCPGILNGDDAVLDKLVAAYEAKKPIDGHSPGISGKDLQAYASARIRTDHECFTLDDVEARLQAGIYVMLRNGSACHDLPNLVKAVTPANLRRFLLCSDDLHPKTIFEKGHLNEHLRLCVAAGLSPEAAITMATLNAADCYHFDDRGALAPGKRADIVLFEDLKDFKALATFIGGRKVAEKGRYSLPFTRADYSAVGSSVCIAGFSEDKLVMHLTSDQVRTIDILPGGVVTEKGQASIRRDDRDDFIYDPQADIVKVAVVERHHGTGNVGLGLLRGYGLKRGAVAVSIAHDSHNIIVAGTNNGDMAAAVKALETQKGGMAIVLDGQVLAAIPLPIAGLMSDQPAAAVDAAMDELYAKAHHILGVSDEVDVIMTLCFMSLPVIPKLKLLDTGLFDVEAFDFVPVELD, from the coding sequence ATGACAGGGAATCTTTTAAAACGGCGCATTGCCGTAGCCCGGGGCCTGGAACCGGGGGACGTCGTCCTCAAGGACTGCCGGATTGTCGACGTCTATACACAGACCATCCGGACCGGGGATATCGTCGTGGCTGACGGCGTCATCGCCGGCGTCGGCGGCCCTTATGAAGGACGGGAAGTCATCGAGGCCCATGGGGCTTATGCTGCACCGGGCCTCATCGAAAGCCATATCCATATCGAGTCGTCTTATGTCAGCCCGGAAGAGTTCGGCCGCCTCGTCGTACCCCTGGGGACGACGACCGTCGTCGCCGACCCGCATGAAATCGTCAATGTCTGCGGCCTGGCCGGCCTGCGCTACATGATGGAAGCCGCAGAAAAGACGGCCCTGGACATCCGCTTCATGGTGCCGTCGTGCGTCCCGGCGACGCCGTTCGACCACAGCGGCGCTGTGCTGGAAGCCGACGATATGAAAGGGCCCCTGGCAGACGACCGCATCCTCGGCGTCGGCGAATTTATGAACTGCCCGGGCATCCTGAACGGCGACGATGCCGTCCTGGACAAGCTCGTCGCCGCCTATGAAGCGAAAAAGCCCATCGACGGCCACAGCCCCGGTATCTCGGGCAAGGACCTGCAAGCCTATGCATCGGCCCGGATCCGGACGGACCACGAATGTTTCACCTTGGATGACGTCGAAGCGCGCCTCCAGGCCGGTATATATGTCATGCTGCGCAACGGCTCGGCCTGCCATGACCTGCCCAACCTGGTCAAGGCCGTGACGCCGGCCAACCTGCGCCGGTTTCTGCTCTGCTCGGACGACCTTCATCCCAAGACGATTTTCGAGAAAGGCCACCTCAACGAACACCTGCGCCTCTGCGTCGCCGCCGGCCTGTCGCCGGAAGCGGCCATTACCATGGCGACCCTCAACGCCGCCGACTGCTATCACTTCGACGACCGCGGCGCCCTGGCACCGGGCAAGCGGGCGGACATTGTCCTCTTCGAGGATTTGAAGGACTTCAAGGCCCTGGCGACCTTCATCGGCGGCCGGAAAGTAGCCGAAAAAGGCCGGTACAGCCTGCCCTTTACGCGAGCCGATTACAGCGCCGTCGGCAGTTCCGTCTGCATTGCCGGCTTTTCTGAAGATAAATTGGTCATGCACCTGACATCGGACCAGGTCCGGACCATCGATATCCTGCCGGGAGGCGTCGTCACTGAAAAGGGACAAGCTTCCATCCGGCGCGACGACCGCGACGATTTCATCTACGACCCGCAGGCCGATATCGTCAAGGTCGCCGTCGTCGAACGCCATCACGGCACGGGCAACGTCGGCCTGGGCTTGCTGCGCGGTTACGGCCTGAAGCGGGGCGCCGTCGCCGTGTCCATTGCCCACGATTCGCATAACATCATCGTCGCCGGCACGAACAACGGGGACATGGCTGCTGCCGTCAAGGCCCTGGAAACCCAGAAGGGCGGCATGGCCATCGTCCTGGACGGACAGGTCCTGGCAGCCATTCCCCTGCCCATTGCCGGCCTCATGAGCGACCAGCCGGCAGCTGCCGTCGATGCCGCCATGGATGAGCTCTACGCCAAGGCCCATCATATCCTGGGCGTCAGCGATGAGGTCGACGTCATCATGACCCTTTGTTTCATGAGCCTGCCCGTCATTCCCAAACTGAAATTACTGGACACGGGCCTCTTCGACGTCGAAGCCTTCGATTTCGTTCCTGTTGAACTCGATTAG
- a CDS encoding lytic transglycosylase domain-containing protein, which produces MILSKACKTKMAAFLLAVMALAPVQAITQEEMVYDQVSKYIRGSEAAAIAQDICDASYMYDVDPILVTAVFTTESHFDNSAVSGVGAVGIAQLMPATAASLNVNPYNRRENIFGGVKYLGQMVERYRTWDKPFVYAEAAYNAGPGAVDRARGVPHYTETMNYVQTVEQTRREIWRLAGHEAMAMQPYKRSAMTMQEKEAPIFPSLKEWHEQHSQKAAQVQAKSVGSTKPALVRTKAARVAPERPRPSYWTTSLPWGEGTRRK; this is translated from the coding sequence TTGATACTTAGCAAAGCCTGTAAGACAAAAATGGCGGCCTTTTTGCTGGCTGTTATGGCCCTGGCGCCGGTCCAGGCCATTACACAGGAAGAAATGGTCTACGACCAGGTCAGCAAATATATCCGCGGCAGCGAAGCGGCGGCTATCGCCCAGGATATCTGCGATGCATCCTATATGTATGACGTCGACCCGATCCTGGTCACGGCTGTCTTTACGACAGAAAGCCATTTCGACAATTCTGCCGTTTCCGGTGTCGGCGCCGTCGGCATCGCCCAGCTCATGCCGGCTACGGCGGCCTCGCTCAACGTCAACCCGTACAACCGGCGGGAGAACATCTTTGGCGGCGTCAAATACCTCGGCCAGATGGTCGAACGCTACCGTACGTGGGACAAGCCCTTCGTCTATGCCGAAGCGGCCTATAATGCCGGCCCCGGTGCCGTCGACCGGGCCCGTGGCGTCCCGCATTATACGGAGACCATGAACTACGTCCAGACCGTCGAACAGACGCGGCGGGAAATCTGGCGCCTCGCCGGTCATGAAGCCATGGCCATGCAGCCCTATAAGCGGTCGGCCATGACGATGCAGGAAAAGGAAGCGCCGATTTTCCCGAGCCTGAAGGAATGGCATGAACAGCATAGTCAGAAGGCTGCCCAGGTCCAGGCGAAATCCGTCGGTTCCACCAAACCCGCTCTGGTCCGGACCAAAGCGGCGCGCGTAGCACCGGAACGCCCGCGTCCGTCCTATTGGACGACGTCCCTGCCATGGGGCGAAGGGACCCGTAGAAAATAA
- a CDS encoding ABC transporter permease — MINSAAIRNLFAAPFLIWAVLFIFCPVVAIAWYGLTDAQGAMTLANISLMTHWEYLKALELSIVLALISTVICLIVAYPLCLILTEKKRRKGSLLFLLFILPMWMNSLLTTMAWQTILEKNGILNQFLRLLSLPDMSLINTPAAIVIGMIYNFLPYMVLPLYVALSKINGNVIAAARDLGASSWQTFTKVILPLSLPGAISGITMVFIPSLTTFFISGLLGGNKILLIGNIVEQEFTMAYDWHLGSGLSLVLMVFIVVNMAVTAYFDRSEGQVKK, encoded by the coding sequence ATGATTAATTCAGCAGCGATCCGCAACCTCTTTGCCGCGCCGTTCCTCATCTGGGCGGTCCTGTTCATCTTCTGTCCCGTCGTGGCCATCGCCTGGTACGGCCTGACCGATGCCCAGGGGGCGATGACCTTGGCCAATATCAGCCTCATGACCCACTGGGAATACTTGAAGGCCCTGGAATTGTCCATCGTCCTGGCCCTCATCAGCACGGTCATCTGCCTCATCGTGGCCTATCCGCTGTGCCTCATCCTGACTGAGAAGAAGCGGAGGAAGGGCTCGCTCCTGTTCCTGCTCTTCATCCTGCCCATGTGGATGAATTCCCTGCTGACGACCATGGCCTGGCAGACGATTCTGGAAAAGAACGGCATCCTCAACCAGTTCCTGCGCCTCTTGTCCCTGCCCGACATGAGCCTCATCAATACGCCGGCAGCCATCGTCATCGGCATGATTTACAATTTCCTGCCCTATATGGTCCTGCCCCTTTACGTGGCCCTGAGCAAGATCAACGGCAACGTCATCGCCGCTGCCCGCGATTTGGGCGCCAGTTCCTGGCAGACCTTCACCAAGGTCATCCTGCCCTTGTCCCTGCCCGGTGCCATCAGCGGCATCACCATGGTCTTCATTCCGTCGCTGACGACGTTCTTCATCAGCGGCCTCTTAGGGGGCAACAAGATTCTCCTCATCGGCAATATCGTCGAACAGGAATTTACCATGGCCTACGACTGGCACCTGGGCAGCGGCCTGTCGTTGGTGCTCATGGTCTTCATCGTCGTCAACATGGCCGTGACGGCTTATTTCGACCGCAGTGAAGGGCAGGTGAAGAAGTGA
- a CDS encoding YkvI family membrane protein, with amino-acid sequence MANISSIKAASLSMCFSVGAVLFSSHAGGGFATGNQENVYFVSLGWLGPITAIITMLLFTLTIKEAMNMYNSRHLTSYRQLFQNLYSPFKGIEYLFEAFFYIMVLMAVSATISGAASAINAQTGLNYYAGIGIVGTIIFFLTIFGAGLVRRATTYMGMAILAMVIMIFSVGIYMGGSIEGTQFFTAAMAQDFTTNGFSKVPTAILHAFTYSGFQCVVIPTMIVVGTPLVTRKNCATSMWFSFAMNAIALTLAVCMLLGWTGIYGKSPLPTLTSCKAMGMSWLTIAYSAFLLLCLISTGVTTVFGFTARFSETKCLKKISRNTVTRSAIVTLFIIIASMTVSVAGLTNIIKYGYGYCGYLAIAIIIVPFLTIGRYKNKRYAADSKYRARIDAMNENPEAAQAFQPTAEAAGH; translated from the coding sequence ATGGCTAACATTTCATCAATCAAAGCCGCTTCACTGAGCATGTGTTTTTCCGTCGGTGCCGTCTTATTTAGTTCTCACGCCGGCGGCGGTTTCGCTACGGGCAACCAGGAAAACGTCTATTTCGTCAGCCTCGGCTGGCTCGGCCCGATTACGGCTATCATCACCATGCTGCTGTTCACGCTGACCATCAAGGAAGCCATGAACATGTACAATTCCCGTCACCTCACGAGCTACCGTCAATTATTCCAGAACTTATACAGCCCCTTCAAAGGCATTGAATACCTCTTCGAAGCCTTCTTCTATATCATGGTCTTAATGGCCGTATCGGCTACGATTTCCGGCGCCGCCTCGGCCATCAATGCCCAGACGGGCCTCAATTATTACGCCGGTATCGGCATCGTCGGCACGATCATCTTCTTCCTGACCATCTTCGGTGCCGGCCTGGTACGTCGGGCCACGACCTACATGGGCATGGCCATCTTAGCCATGGTCATCATGATTTTCTCCGTCGGCATCTACATGGGCGGTTCCATTGAAGGGACGCAGTTCTTCACGGCTGCCATGGCCCAGGATTTCACCACGAACGGCTTCAGCAAAGTACCGACAGCCATTCTCCACGCTTTCACTTATTCCGGTTTCCAGTGCGTCGTCATCCCGACGATGATCGTCGTCGGCACGCCCTTAGTCACCCGTAAGAACTGTGCCACGTCCATGTGGTTCTCCTTCGCCATGAACGCCATCGCCCTGACCTTAGCTGTCTGCATGCTCTTAGGCTGGACCGGCATCTACGGCAAATCGCCCTTACCGACCCTGACCAGCTGCAAAGCCATGGGCATGTCCTGGCTGACCATTGCCTACAGCGCCTTCTTACTGCTGTGCCTCATCTCGACAGGTGTCACGACGGTCTTCGGTTTCACGGCCCGCTTCTCGGAAACGAAATGCCTGAAGAAAATCAGCCGCAACACCGTTACCCGCTCGGCTATCGTCACCTTATTCATCATCATCGCTTCCATGACCGTCTCCGTTGCCGGCCTGACCAACATCATCAAATACGGCTACGGCTATTGCGGTTACTTAGCCATCGCCATCATCATCGTTCCCTTCCTGACCATCGGCCGCTACAAAAACAAACGCTATGCCGCTGACAGCAAATACCGCGCCCGCATCGACGCCATGAACGAAAACCCTGAAGCTGCCCAGGCATTCCAGCCGACAGCCGAAGCTGCTGGACATTAG